One part of the Schistocerca piceifrons isolate TAMUIC-IGC-003096 chromosome 2, iqSchPice1.1, whole genome shotgun sequence genome encodes these proteins:
- the LOC124775983 gene encoding gustatory receptor 68a-like has product MKYADTKILSRKKENMKMLGGFLLAVNVAVTVAVVTTIARKCNRPYEHAKLIFSLFFGSLMTLQFAILELELWSRFRLLNEELMKAVPVPLAPASLEGVSPSTSACRLRQLLEAYTSLRRATQLLQSHFGAPVAVSVAQSVCCSTCSAYEVLLTQLRPQWAEQLPLSPSVGNSLLWLSYHWLRMTTVSLTCAAVEHEAANTSELVLRAAVACEGCCADLESFLLLVTHGPPLRFSAAGFFIVNRRLLVSALAIVVTYLIILGQLTPKQ; this is encoded by the coding sequence ATGAAGTACGCAGATACCAAAATACTgtcaaggaaaaaagaaaatatgaagATGCTGGGTGGTTTTCTACTAGCTGTCAACGTGGCAGTTACGGTAGCCGTCGTCACCACTATTGcacgaaaatgtaacagaccctaCGAACACGCAAAACTCATTTTCTCCCTTTTCTTCGGCTCTCTGATGACGCTGCAGTTCGCTATATTGGAACTAGAACTGTGGTCGAGGTTCCGCTTGTTAAACGAGGAACTTATGAAGGCTGTTCCAGTGCCACTCGCGCCGGCGTCCCTCGAAGGAGTTTCACCATCGACATCTGCCTGCAGACTGCGCCAGCTGTTGGAGGCGTACACTTCCCTCAGACGCGCCACACAGCTGCTGCAGAGTCACTTCGGTGCTCCCGTGGCTGTCAGCGTGGCGCAGTCGGTGTGCTGTTCCACTTGCAGCGCCTACGAAGTGCTACTGACGCAGCTGCGGCCTCAGTGGGCAGAGCAGTTGCCACTAAGTCCCTCGGTGGGCAACTCGCTCTTGTGGCTCTCCTACCACTGGCTGCGGATGACCACGGTGTCGCTGACCTGCGCTGCAGTCGAGCACGAGGCGGCGAATACCAGTGAACTCGTCCTGAGGGCCGCCGTGGCGTGTGAGGGCTGCTGTGCTGACCTGGAGTCTTTCTTGTTGCTCGTAACACACGGGCCACCATTGCGTTTCTCCGCAGCCGGATTCTTCATCGTCAACCGCCGCCTGCTGGTCTCAGCACTAGCTATTGTCGTTACTTATTTAATCATCCTGGGACAGCTCACCCCAAAGCAGTGA